In bacterium, a single window of DNA contains:
- a CDS encoding ATP-binding protein — MKTGSTRSSGLISRRRKNNISRKTGQAIADFQLIQDGDNILVALSGGKDSLALLEILLYLQAKAPVKFSLTAGTVDEGFEGFETARIADHCSRKNIPFILKREKILDIIREKNLSGPHFCSFCARLRRGTLYTLAQQQGFNKIALAHHADDFIETLLLDLFYAGSFWKMPVCLVSRRQEITVIRPLVYVYEEEIERFCQDQGFAPVPHPCPFSEAGFSQRARMKQWLTEMARTNPAIKGNLLRAVLKEQKIALKYTSR, encoded by the coding sequence ATGAAAACAGGAAGCACAAGGTCGTCCGGGTTGATTTCCAGAAGAAGAAAAAATAATATTAGCCGCAAGACCGGGCAGGCGATTGCCGATTTCCAGTTGATTCAGGACGGAGACAATATCCTGGTCGCCCTCTCGGGAGGGAAAGACAGTCTGGCATTGCTGGAAATATTGCTGTATCTTCAAGCAAAAGCCCCGGTTAAATTCTCCCTGACCGCCGGTACGGTCGATGAAGGGTTCGAAGGGTTTGAAACCGCGCGGATTGCCGACCATTGCAGCCGGAAAAATATACCCTTCATCCTGAAACGGGAAAAAATCCTGGACATCATCCGGGAAAAAAATTTATCCGGTCCTCATTTTTGCTCCTTCTGTGCCCGGCTTCGACGGGGAACCCTGTATACGCTTGCCCAACAGCAGGGGTTCAATAAGATTGCCCTTGCCCACCATGCCGACGATTTTATCGAAACACTCCTTTTAGATCTTTTCTATGCGGGATCGTTCTGGAAAATGCCGGTCTGTCTGGTGTCCAGACGTCAGGAAATTACGGTTATCCGCCCTCTGGTCTATGTCTACGAAGAGGAAATTGAACGCTTCTGCCAGGACCAGGGCTTTGCTCCCGTTCCTCACCCCTGCCCTTTTTCCGAGGCAGGCTTTTCCCAACGCGCCCGAATGAAGCAGTGGCTGACAGAAATGGCCCGGACCAACCCGGCTATCAAGGGAAACCTGCTGAGAGCGGTCCTCAAAGAACAAAAGATTGCCCTAAAGTACACGTCGCGATAA
- a CDS encoding ClpXP protease specificity-enhancing factor SspB yields the protein MEKDDLQLQLNELKKHTFYELLNMAGRVYLLVKYSENVVIGTRGFLPEEREHGLVLVLNTRMNFTWDEYGISVKLVFGETPHKCFIPADDILAIYSPELNSQLIVGPQQVLEANTTPEKSAEVTKTTEEMQETSFGDENRKHKVVRVDFQKKKK from the coding sequence ATGGAAAAGGACGATTTGCAGCTCCAGCTCAATGAGCTTAAGAAGCACACTTTCTACGAATTACTCAATATGGCTGGCAGGGTCTATCTTTTAGTCAAGTATTCCGAAAATGTCGTGATAGGCACCAGGGGGTTTCTTCCTGAGGAGAGAGAACACGGGCTGGTTCTGGTGTTAAACACCAGGATGAATTTCACCTGGGATGAATATGGAATTTCCGTTAAGCTCGTCTTCGGGGAGACGCCGCATAAGTGCTTTATCCCTGCTGATGATATCCTGGCAATTTATTCCCCGGAATTGAATTCGCAGCTCATCGTAGGGCCTCAGCAGGTTCTGGAGGCAAATACAACCCCGGAAAAGAGCGCAGAGGTTACAAAAACGACCGAGGAGATGCAGGAGACCTCATTCGGGGATGAAAACAGGAAGCACAAGGTCGTCCGGGTTGATTTCCAGAAGAAGAAAAAATAA
- the hflC gene encoding protease modulator HflC: MEKKTRKKITVSFLILVSLVLIFLSMFVVDETQYKIVTLFGKPTRVVSKAGLHFKSPIHTTITLDKRMLIYNPIPQEYLTRDKKNVVVDNFVCWKLIDPLDFYVTVNDVAKAQTHLDDLVYSEVSAALGRYDLSSLVSTKPGEMKITEIFQQVLDNCRKRAEKDYSIKIASVKLKQLILPQQNKQSVFDRMRAERQRIAKQYRAEGEEEALKIRAATDKETRTILSEAYRTAEITKGEGDAEAIRIYGDAYGQNVHFYKFLRTLQAYQKFMNEKTTVVLSSGSDLFKLLTEGQVKDAVRTVSSGKNRSKATQTAGAAKADNLAKK, translated from the coding sequence ATGGAAAAGAAAACAAGAAAGAAGATCACCGTTTCATTCCTGATTCTCGTATCCTTAGTTTTAATCTTTTTAAGCATGTTTGTGGTTGATGAAACCCAGTACAAGATTGTCACCCTGTTCGGAAAGCCGACCCGCGTGGTTTCAAAGGCCGGATTGCACTTCAAGTCACCCATTCATACCACCATCACCCTGGACAAAAGGATGTTGATTTACAACCCGATACCCCAGGAGTACCTGACGCGGGACAAGAAAAACGTGGTGGTGGACAATTTCGTCTGCTGGAAGCTCATCGATCCTCTTGACTTCTACGTTACCGTCAATGATGTTGCCAAAGCGCAAACCCATCTCGATGACCTGGTGTATTCCGAAGTGTCGGCTGCTCTCGGCCGGTATGACCTGTCCTCTCTGGTTTCCACCAAACCGGGAGAGATGAAGATCACCGAGATTTTTCAGCAGGTCCTCGATAATTGCAGAAAGCGCGCCGAGAAGGATTACAGTATCAAGATTGCCAGCGTAAAGCTCAAACAATTGATTCTTCCCCAGCAGAACAAGCAGTCTGTTTTTGACCGGATGCGGGCCGAGCGGCAGAGAATCGCCAAACAGTACCGGGCCGAGGGAGAAGAGGAGGCCCTGAAGATCCGGGCAGCCACGGACAAGGAGACCAGAACGATCCTCTCCGAGGCCTACCGGACCGCTGAAATCACCAAAGGAGAAGGCGATGCCGAAGCGATCCGGATCTATGGTGATGCCTATGGGCAGAACGTCCACTTTTACAAGTTCCTGCGAACACTCCAGGCCTATCAGAAATTCATGAATGAGAAAACCACGGTGGTTCTGTCGTCAGGTTCAGATCTGTTCAAATTGCTGACTGAAGGACAGGTGAAGGATGCTGTCAGGACCGTAAGCTCTGGTAAGAACAGGAGCAAAGCCACTCAAACCGCCGGTGCTGCCAAAGCAGATAACCTGGCCAAAAAGTAG
- a CDS encoding DUF378 domain-containing protein, whose amino-acid sequence MKRFTWFDWLALTLLIIGALNWGLVGFFNYNLVNALFGPALARVIYSIVGLTGLYTIITGLSRMARKEP is encoded by the coding sequence ATGAAGAGATTTACATGGTTCGACTGGCTGGCTTTAACCCTGCTCATTATCGGCGCCCTGAACTGGGGGCTGGTTGGGTTCTTTAACTATAATCTGGTTAATGCACTTTTTGGTCCTGCGCTCGCGAGAGTGATTTATTCGATTGTTGGTCTGACCGGATTGTATACGATAATCACAGGACTTTCACGAATGGCGCGCAAAGAACCGTAA
- a CDS encoding DUF748 domain-containing protein codes for MKKGIKIAAFFLGALAVLFIGLSIFIKAYLTSERVKGLVLPYAEKALGRKIAVEDVKIHILTGIEISKVSIQDNPAFSSGPFLTADEFVLKYAFWPLFKKKLIIHQVLAVRPHISIARNERGAFNFSDLSAKAGAGSTKPKEPEPPSQGFVPLISEVEIEDGEIVFTDQSVHPASSLLVQKVNFTAEDISPTSPMTVTLSAELPGRGGARLDITGQVDPVSHTSDLQVKVDSLDLKILSPYYHQAVPLTVLSSRLNLSSRIMSAAGMDTTGGRIQADGQISLDELKFIYPDTTSKEPVQGLNLKGDYVLKADMSQHLVQVERMNLSVVQIPVQVTGRIASFNTPARQVDLRLSASEIDLARLKTTVPPSLLPKALEKITLGGKILGLQASIRKAGEAGGQAQAPLAWFGQARLSAVQVAYQPYASLVPRIDGNLQFDRQKVHIPKLTAALVGSQTILSGTISDYLEKPVMNLKIESQIPDMARIYQALPPALSPWLTRVKLQQGAARITANLSGNPAEFSSLRYQGDALLRQIKIQPLAADPSLVSRINGLLKFTENELGVENLNASLPRSDLTLNGKISNYRTTPVMQMDVTSPRISLDEILASTQALTAQPEGEKEKAPPKEPAPAGAPEEKLSASGKVHLARATYKSLTMQNVDLAYSLQNGILRWQNLKAEVPGQGIITADGMLDTDKTIYSSKLSIQSLPVQEVLMALAPKYASIFSGNASSSINLAGEGKDKAKIRQSLNLTGNFQLADGKIRNTELGKSLSSLLPVADWSELAFKTLKGKVAVEEGKIHLDSSLAREDYVLEPKGTIGLDSSLSMDIMVRISPRITRGNKILSQYVTDDKGWIMIPVKAGGTLTRPALKVDLAAVGKGLQEKAKKQLEEKFWKEEEKAREELEEKLKEKLRQRFFDKSSPKDGRESNQEQSPKEVSNEGTAAKPKPVEDVLKDTLKGFFRKGE; via the coding sequence ATGAAGAAAGGGATTAAAATCGCCGCTTTCTTTCTTGGCGCTCTGGCTGTATTGTTCATCGGCCTGAGTATTTTCATTAAGGCTTACCTTACTTCGGAGCGGGTAAAGGGGCTGGTTCTGCCCTATGCTGAGAAGGCTCTGGGAAGAAAGATAGCGGTAGAAGATGTCAAGATCCACATCCTCACCGGGATTGAGATTTCAAAGGTCAGCATCCAGGATAATCCTGCCTTCAGCTCCGGGCCGTTCCTGACAGCCGATGAGTTTGTCCTGAAATATGCTTTCTGGCCGTTATTCAAAAAAAAGCTGATTATTCACCAGGTGCTTGCCGTCCGGCCTCATATTTCGATTGCCAGGAATGAGCGGGGAGCTTTCAATTTCAGTGACCTTTCGGCCAAAGCCGGTGCCGGGAGCACAAAGCCGAAAGAACCCGAACCTCCCTCGCAAGGCTTTGTGCCCCTCATTTCGGAGGTTGAAATCGAGGATGGCGAAATCGTTTTTACCGACCAATCGGTCCACCCGGCCTCATCGCTGCTTGTGCAGAAGGTCAATTTCACTGCCGAGGACATTTCACCGACCAGCCCCATGACCGTGACCCTTTCGGCAGAACTGCCGGGCAGAGGGGGTGCCAGGCTGGATATTACCGGCCAGGTCGATCCTGTATCGCACACGAGCGACCTTCAGGTGAAAGTCGATTCCCTGGACCTGAAAATCCTCTCGCCCTATTACCATCAAGCCGTACCGCTCACGGTGCTCTCTTCACGGCTCAACCTTTCCAGCCGGATAATGTCGGCAGCCGGGATGGACACCACCGGCGGCAGGATTCAGGCGGATGGTCAGATCAGCCTGGACGAGCTGAAATTCATATATCCTGATACCACCTCAAAAGAGCCGGTTCAGGGGCTTAATCTTAAGGGAGACTATGTTCTCAAGGCGGATATGAGCCAGCATCTTGTACAGGTGGAGCGGATGAACCTTTCGGTTGTACAAATCCCCGTCCAGGTCACTGGCCGGATAGCGAGCTTCAATACTCCGGCCCGGCAGGTTGACCTCAGGCTCTCCGCTTCCGAGATTGATCTTGCCAGGCTCAAAACAACTGTTCCTCCTTCCCTGCTGCCAAAAGCCCTGGAGAAAATAACCCTGGGCGGGAAAATCCTTGGATTGCAGGCCAGCATCAGGAAAGCTGGAGAAGCCGGAGGGCAGGCTCAGGCCCCCCTTGCCTGGTTCGGGCAGGCCCGGCTGTCCGCGGTGCAGGTGGCCTATCAGCCTTACGCTTCACTGGTGCCCCGTATTGATGGCAATCTGCAGTTTGACCGGCAGAAAGTGCACATCCCGAAGCTGACCGCTGCACTTGTTGGCTCACAGACAATCCTGTCCGGCACCATCTCCGATTATCTCGAGAAACCTGTCATGAACCTGAAGATAGAGTCTCAGATCCCGGATATGGCCAGGATATACCAGGCACTGCCCCCTGCCCTCTCCCCCTGGCTGACCAGGGTCAAGCTCCAGCAGGGCGCAGCCAGAATCACCGCCAATCTGTCGGGGAATCCGGCGGAATTCTCCTCCCTGCGCTACCAGGGGGATGCGCTTTTGCGCCAGATCAAAATCCAGCCCTTGGCCGCCGATCCCTCCCTGGTGTCGCGGATCAACGGGCTGCTCAAGTTTACCGAGAATGAGCTTGGTGTTGAAAATCTGAACGCTTCCCTCCCCCGGTCCGATCTGACCCTGAACGGGAAGATCAGTAATTACCGCACAACCCCGGTCATGCAGATGGATGTAACTTCTCCCCGGATAAGCCTTGATGAAATCCTGGCCAGCACGCAGGCTTTGACCGCTCAACCGGAAGGGGAAAAGGAAAAGGCCCCACCGAAGGAGCCTGCTCCTGCCGGTGCTCCTGAAGAGAAGCTCTCGGCTTCCGGTAAAGTCCATCTGGCCAGGGCCACGTATAAGAGCCTGACCATGCAGAACGTGGATCTTGCCTACTCGCTGCAAAACGGCATCCTCAGGTGGCAGAACCTGAAGGCTGAAGTGCCCGGCCAGGGCATTATTACCGCCGACGGCATGCTGGATACCGATAAAACCATCTACTCCTCGAAGCTGAGCATCCAATCCCTGCCCGTGCAGGAGGTGCTCATGGCCCTGGCCCCGAAGTATGCCTCCATTTTTTCGGGAAATGCCTCCAGCAGTATCAACCTGGCAGGGGAAGGGAAAGATAAGGCGAAGATCCGGCAAAGCCTGAATCTTACCGGGAATTTCCAGCTTGCCGACGGAAAGATCAGGAATACCGAGCTGGGCAAGTCTCTCTCCTCCCTGCTGCCGGTAGCCGACTGGTCGGAACTGGCATTTAAGACCCTGAAGGGCAAGGTTGCAGTGGAAGAGGGAAAGATTCACCTCGATTCCAGCCTGGCCAGGGAGGATTATGTCCTCGAACCCAAAGGGACGATCGGCCTTGACAGCTCCCTGAGCATGGACATCATGGTCAGGATATCGCCCCGGATCACGCGGGGAAACAAGATACTCAGCCAATATGTGACCGACGACAAAGGCTGGATAATGATTCCGGTCAAGGCTGGAGGAACACTGACCCGGCCTGCTCTCAAGGTTGACCTGGCAGCAGTAGGTAAGGGATTGCAGGAGAAGGCAAAGAAGCAACTGGAGGAAAAATTCTGGAAAGAAGAAGAGAAGGCCAGGGAGGAACTGGAGGAGAAGCTCAAGGAAAAGCTCCGGCAGCGGTTTTTTGACAAGTCCTCCCCAAAAGATGGCAGGGAGAGCAATCAGGAGCAATCGCCGAAGGAAGTGTCGAATGAAGGGACTGCGGCCAAGCCAAAACCGGTCGAGGACGTGCTGAAAGATACGCTGAAAGGATTTTTCCGGAAAGGGGAATAA
- a CDS encoding NYN domain-containing protein → MNQTEQMDHALAVFIDFENLALGFQQDRDKKQRAKTKFDIHKILERLVEKGKIIVKKAYSDWGKYSDYKASLHEYAIELIEIPKRSVTGKNSADIRLCVDAMDLCYSKEHIDTFVIVSGDSDFSPLVSKLKENGKRVIGLGMKKSTSTLLIGNCDEFIYYEDLEQKDASPPKLPKNTPKIKQEGLQLLIDSVAALMRENKEILWSSMIKDTMKRKSPSFSESAHGYRNFSELLEDAEKRGLVSLRIDQRSGTYVVTNFGNANPVKKV, encoded by the coding sequence ATGAACCAAACCGAGCAGATGGATCATGCTCTGGCAGTTTTCATCGATTTTGAAAATCTGGCTCTTGGTTTTCAGCAGGATAGGGATAAAAAACAGCGTGCCAAGACCAAATTTGATATCCATAAAATATTGGAGCGGCTGGTGGAGAAGGGGAAAATCATTGTCAAGAAAGCATATTCCGACTGGGGGAAATACAGCGATTATAAGGCCAGCCTTCATGAATATGCCATTGAACTGATCGAGATCCCCAAGCGGTCGGTAACCGGGAAAAACTCCGCCGACATTCGTCTCTGTGTGGATGCCATGGACCTGTGCTATTCCAAGGAGCATATTGATACCTTTGTCATTGTCTCCGGAGACAGCGATTTCTCCCCTCTGGTGTCCAAGCTCAAGGAAAACGGAAAGCGGGTCATCGGCCTGGGGATGAAAAAATCAACCTCTACCCTTCTCATTGGCAACTGCGATGAATTTATCTACTACGAAGATCTTGAGCAAAAGGACGCCAGCCCTCCCAAGCTGCCGAAAAATACGCCCAAGATCAAGCAGGAGGGACTGCAATTGCTGATTGACTCGGTGGCTGCCCTGATGCGGGAGAACAAGGAAATTCTCTGGTCATCCATGATTAAGGATACCATGAAGCGAAAAAGCCCCTCCTTCAGCGAGTCAGCTCACGGGTACCGGAATTTCAGCGAGTTGCTTGAGGATGCAGAGAAAAGGGGCCTGGTGTCTCTTCGTATCGATCAACGAAGCGGCACCTATGTGGTCACCAACTTCGGAAATGCCAACCCGGTGAAGAAGGTGTAA
- a CDS encoding 6-phosphofructokinase has translation MATQHSLHKVGILTGGGDCPGLNAAIRAVAKPAILDYGMEIIGIKDGFAGLVQNKTVRLDYEDVSGILTRGGTILGTSNKADPFRWPEEKKEGETIFRDLSSLALKNYHELGLDCLFCIGGDGTLTAARKFHELGLNIIGIPKTIDNDLSGTDLSFGFDTAVLNATEAIDKIHTTAESHHRVMVVETMGRYAGWIALHAGLAGGGDIILIPEIPYDPACITAKIRERGRRGKRYSIIVVAEGAKAKGGEMTVDKVIESSPDPIRLGGIGRQVAELIETSTGIETRVTVLGHLLRGGTPTPFDRILATRFGVKALELAVKGHFGQMACLHGQEISSVPLSEAVNRLRLVPPDSALVKTAREVGTSMGDE, from the coding sequence ATGGCCACTCAGCATTCTCTGCACAAGGTAGGTATTCTGACTGGCGGGGGGGACTGCCCCGGCCTGAATGCAGCTATCCGGGCGGTAGCAAAACCCGCGATCCTGGACTACGGGATGGAGATTATCGGCATCAAGGATGGGTTTGCGGGACTGGTGCAAAACAAAACCGTACGGTTGGATTACGAGGATGTATCCGGGATTCTGACCCGGGGGGGAACGATTCTGGGAACCTCGAATAAAGCCGATCCGTTCCGGTGGCCGGAGGAGAAAAAAGAGGGGGAAACCATTTTCCGGGATCTTTCCAGCCTGGCTTTAAAAAACTACCACGAGCTGGGACTGGATTGCCTGTTCTGCATCGGCGGAGATGGAACACTGACCGCAGCCCGGAAATTCCATGAGCTGGGACTGAATATTATCGGTATTCCGAAAACCATCGATAATGACCTGTCCGGCACAGACCTGTCCTTCGGGTTTGATACGGCAGTCCTGAATGCCACGGAAGCCATTGATAAAATTCATACTACCGCTGAATCACACCACCGGGTCATGGTCGTGGAGACCATGGGCAGATATGCGGGCTGGATCGCTCTCCATGCTGGTCTTGCAGGCGGAGGGGATATTATCCTGATTCCGGAGATACCGTACGATCCTGCCTGTATTACGGCCAAGATCAGGGAACGGGGCAGAAGGGGAAAGAGATACAGCATTATCGTTGTGGCCGAAGGGGCAAAGGCCAAAGGCGGTGAAATGACGGTCGATAAGGTAATCGAAAGCAGCCCCGATCCGATTCGCCTGGGAGGTATCGGCCGGCAGGTAGCAGAGCTGATCGAAACCAGCACCGGCATCGAAACCCGGGTCACGGTCCTTGGCCACCTGCTGCGGGGCGGAACCCCTACCCCATTTGACCGCATCCTGGCTACCCGCTTTGGCGTAAAAGCCCTGGAGCTGGCGGTAAAGGGCCATTTTGGCCAAATGGCCTGCCTGCACGGCCAGGAGATTTCCTCCGTTCCTCTCAGCGAAGCTGTCAACCGCCTGAGACTGGTCCCCCCTGACTCAGCCCTGGTCAAGACCGCCAGAGAGGTGGGCACGAGCATGGGGGATGAGTGA
- the hflK gene encoding FtsH protease activity modulator HflK → MSTTKTVTRWTKWILGIAGLLYLLSGLFLVSTNELGIKRRFGRVVNARVAPGLHYRWPYPIERVDKIMPQEKKRISVGFEFADQAIGRASNPTQGEFLTGDRNIIKMEMVLQYSILEPVDYLFAFNDPASLIRDMAKSSLTKTVARMNVDDVLKGNGKIAIQRDVLADTQSRLDELCQGKRWVQLASINLQNVYPPLEVADAFKDVAAARQDRDRYINEAEGYRHEKIPQSRGEAERIIREAESYRNEKINNAQGDAQRFIEMCAQYNGSEQVTTSRLFLETMEQTMTKMQKVVVDSDSQKKPFDLKIIDLEE, encoded by the coding sequence ATGAGCACGACAAAAACTGTAACCAGATGGACGAAATGGATTCTGGGCATAGCCGGGCTTCTCTACCTGCTGTCCGGCCTGTTCCTGGTATCGACGAACGAATTGGGGATCAAGAGGCGCTTTGGCCGGGTAGTCAATGCCAGAGTGGCTCCGGGATTGCACTACCGATGGCCGTACCCGATTGAGCGGGTGGATAAGATCATGCCGCAGGAAAAAAAGCGGATCAGCGTCGGGTTTGAATTCGCCGACCAGGCCATAGGCCGGGCCTCGAATCCGACCCAGGGGGAATTCCTGACCGGCGACCGGAATATCATCAAGATGGAAATGGTCCTGCAATATTCCATTCTTGAGCCGGTTGACTACCTGTTTGCATTCAATGACCCGGCTAGCCTGATCAGGGATATGGCCAAGTCCAGCCTGACGAAAACCGTAGCCCGGATGAATGTGGACGATGTGCTGAAAGGGAACGGCAAGATAGCCATTCAGCGGGACGTCCTGGCTGATACCCAAAGCAGGCTGGATGAGCTGTGCCAGGGGAAACGGTGGGTGCAACTGGCCTCGATCAACCTGCAGAATGTCTACCCGCCCCTGGAGGTGGCCGATGCCTTCAAGGATGTGGCCGCAGCCAGACAGGACCGGGACCGGTATATCAACGAGGCCGAAGGATACCGGCACGAGAAAATCCCCCAGAGCAGAGGAGAAGCCGAGCGAATCATCCGTGAGGCTGAAAGCTACCGGAACGAGAAAATCAATAACGCCCAGGGAGATGCCCAGAGATTCATCGAGATGTGCGCTCAATACAACGGCAGCGAGCAGGTTACAACCTCCCGCCTTTTCCTGGAAACCATGGAACAGACCATGACCAAAATGCAAAAGGTGGTGGTCGATTCAGATAGTCAGAAAAAACCCTTTGATTTGAAAATCATCGACCTTGAAGAATGA
- the yjgA gene encoding ribosome biogenesis factor YjgA, producing MDFQKTKSQKKREARMVEDLARELADLPGSILSQLPCEEEIREQIRIAQSIDQFNARRRQIKYLAKLLRETEPAPLLDFLEEAHESSLKQAVTSQRLERLRDRILHEDEEEQALEEVQEEFPEVDLERLRILADKFRWSRNQRFSREIFRQLKIAQDHAGHRKGPDSI from the coding sequence ATGGATTTTCAGAAAACGAAATCTCAGAAAAAGCGGGAGGCCAGGATGGTGGAAGACCTGGCCAGGGAGTTGGCGGACCTGCCAGGCTCGATCCTTTCACAACTTCCCTGTGAAGAGGAAATCCGGGAGCAAATCCGGATCGCTCAAAGCATAGATCAGTTCAACGCCCGGCGAAGGCAGATCAAGTACCTGGCCAAGCTCCTGCGGGAGACAGAACCGGCACCCCTGCTCGATTTTCTGGAAGAAGCCCATGAGTCCAGTCTGAAGCAGGCGGTAACCAGCCAGAGGCTGGAGCGCCTCCGGGACCGGATTCTCCACGAGGACGAAGAGGAACAGGCACTTGAGGAGGTGCAGGAGGAGTTTCCGGAGGTTGACCTTGAGAGGCTGCGGATTTTGGCCGATAAGTTTCGCTGGAGCCGGAATCAGCGGTTCTCACGGGAAATATTCCGGCAGCTCAAAATAGCTCAGGATCATGCCGGACATCGAAAAGGGCCTGACAGCATATGA